Genomic DNA from Vicia villosa cultivar HV-30 ecotype Madison, WI unplaced genomic scaffold, Vvil1.0 ctg.001013F_1_1, whole genome shotgun sequence:
agttcagtcaagagaaagttcgacgagctactcagcgccaatgccgatctcggccctactcttcggaaattccgaggaaagtcagagccaatcactttctacctcgaagaactgcccggcggagccccaaacgccaccattccccttctcgtccgagccagaatggcaaacttcgatgtGCGACGGGTCCTGGTAGATGAAGGCAGTTCAGTCGACATTATGTACTCCCACcttttccaaacacttcagctggacgactcgcacctcactccctatgtgggttccgacctccaaggttttaacggagccaccaccaaaccatggggctacgtcgagctgattgtcaccttcggggaaggggaagcgtccaggcaagtcaaaaccaggtttttggtaatcgactgcaagacattgtacaactgcatcatcgggcgccccacactggccgagctaaccgccgtaccctccacggtccatctgaagatgaagttttacacgaggacagggaaagtggccaccatcaacgccgacattgaagctgcgagaaggatcttcgatgcctccgtcaaaggactagagctgatcgctcctccgaccagctccaacaaaaaaccaagagccgaagacaagcatcctcgggaagatcaggttccaacggccaacgtcagctcagtcgacctcgacgcAAGGTTTACACAGGAGGAACTGAAATCCGGGGAAGAGACACTATCAAAGGCCCCTCATCCCGTCCGGCCTGTCCCCGACGGAGACTTCGAGCTGATCCCCCTGGGAGACGACCCCGacagagcagtgaagatcggtaaaggcatccctgacctgccgaagaagcaactcgtagcctgccttcgagccaatgccgacctgttcgcctggagcgccgcagagatgcccggactcgaccctgaggtcgcctgtcaccacctctccatcaatccaaccgccaaggccgtagtacaacgtaggcgtcggcagtctcccgagaaagcggaggctgccgagaaagctgtaaaagacctcctagaggcaaattttatttccgaggccaagtattcaacttggctctcaaatgttgtacttgttaaaaaatctaatggaaaatggagaatgtgcgttgattatactgatgttaaccgggcatgtccaaaggacgcctaccctttacctaatattgatagactggtcgacaactcggccggctataaactgttgtccttcatggacgcttattctggttacaaccagattcccatggcgaaatgcgacaagcaatgcatggctttcatgaccgaatcgggcaattattactacaacgtaatgcccttcggactcaaaaacgccggagccacttaccagcggatgatgaacaaggtcttccgaggagaaatcggcgacacgctcgaggtgtatatggacgacatgatcgtcaaatctcgagaagactccgaccacacgctacatctcgagcgggtcttcgagcaggccaggtcctgcaggatgcgcttcaatccagagaagtgcaccttcggagtGCGGGCGGgcaaattcctcggcttctacttaacagaacgggtctcgcgctcgctaaaagcgcatacctgctctgcgcacccggcccgtactcaacacgcccgggcaatcaatctaggTCGAGCATAGCCCACAAAACcaataatatcacaagtatactGGTGACTCTCCGACATGTCCGAGCATAAGTCATCAGTTACCTAGAACAATCGCAAAATACTTTAAGTATAAAGGAAATACCTCGTCATACAAGCACGgcaggaaagttatcaaaaaGAACAAGCACACAATGATAACGCCAAAAGTGAAAACAAACAGATATAAGCAAGCAGAATTGTAAGACAATAAAATTGCCGACCAACTTGGCCGGCGATGTCAAAAGTTACAATCAttgccgggcacgcaggccccaaaagttatccgggcatagcccaacaaaaagaatggcacgcaggccgagaaAAACGGACACGCAGGCCCGGAACTACACTTTCTACTCTTCGCTCCCCGGGGACTCAGGCACCAACACGCCATCCACGATCCTCGAAGAGAGCCCGAcattatcctccttcaaaccagggttCAGAAGCCTCAGCTGGTTAAGAGCACGCTCGAAACCGACGTCAGCCATGTCGGCCAGGCTTATCTTCAGGCTTTCTATCTTCTCTGCAAACTCAGCCCTAGACTTCAGAGCTGCCACATCCggcgactcgtcagccgagggagcccattTAAGTCGAAAGTCAGccagcttcttcttctcagccgcAACCTCCGCGTCTTTCTGCTTCAGGGCCGCGTCGACCTTCTTCCTCAACTCCTTGCGCTCGACCTCCATGGTCTTCACCTTGTCCTCGGCCACCTTCTTAGCCGCCTCGGCCTCCTTCAGGGCCTCGGTCGAGCCCGAACCTCCACTGGCCAACACTTGGGCCATCTCCAAGACCCTCACCACGGCGGCACTGTCGCACGCcaactgtttctgaagggacgGGGGGGGTCCATATCACTGATCCGACGAGCTTCGTCCGGTGAGGTAGCCAAGGGGAACTTCTCGAAATAgcctccatccttgtagcaagaAGGCAACACGAAGGCGCGCCCGGGACCTAGGTTCGACTGATTTGGACGTCCCCCCTCGGAAGGACGAGATCTCTTGGGTACCCTCTCGTCGACATGAATCTTGTGAGGAGAGCCTGCCGAGCCTGAGTTCTCTCCAGCTCCGGTTCCctggttcttcttcttctgattcttcctcgcatccaaagcctgtttcaggatattatcctccttctccggcatagcatctgcaaagaaaagaaaaacaagttaGCAAAATACCGGGCGGAGATCACAAAACAAGGTAAATGGACACAACCTAACAACGTCCGGATCTCCTCCGGAGTCCGACAAGCTAGCaaagccttggtattaataggccgctgctccgTGATCGGCACCCCGTCCTCGTTCAGTATGGGATCTCCATTCCTCGTCACCCAACAAGACATGGTAAAGCTATCTACGTATTTGCAGAGGACCGAGTATGACTCCCGGTCTTGATCATCCAAATCATCGTCCTCCCAAGCGTAGTATTTCGGAGGAGACGCAAAATgacccttccaccagaaaaacggaaACGTCGTGCAGAACTCCTTTACTTCCTGCCCATGTTCATCCCTCACTATCTCCCCCTCGGCATCCCGCTCGGCCACCATATCCGACACCAAAGAGTAGGCCGTTGGACTTAGGGGGCGGACAACGAAGTATCGATCCTTAAAACCCTTCACGGAATCAGTATACATTCCGAAGAGTTTACGCTCGGCGTTCCTGAATGAAACCCAGCTGTACCGCCCGTTTGACGCCTGCCGTTGAACACGAAAACATCTTCCGAACAACGCAGACGTTGCACCTATACCCAAATAATCACAAACAATCTCGAATGCCCGCATAAAAGCAAAGGCATTCGGATGAATTTGGGACGGCGCCAGAGATAGAAACGCCATAACTGAAACCTGAAAATCAGAGAAAGGTAACCGGAAGCCGAGCTCCCTAAACACGTAATCGTACATCGCAAATCCGTCCCCGGCAAACCGAGAGCATATGCGTTCGTCCGGAGACGGGCAGCCTATTTGATAATTGGGCGGATCTCCTTCCCCCAGGACCTCAATTTCTGTAAACGCCCCATCCAGAGACGCGGTGTACCGAGAAACAACGGACAGAGCCTCCTCGGCTATCCAATCGGGCGCAACGGTATGTTCATAACTGAATAACGGCATAggggaaacccctccctcggcatTCGAACCAGGGGATCCCGTGTGAGCGCCTTCGGCCGAGGGAGTGCCATCTTCCTCAATAATTTCGACGTCGGAACTAGTTGCCGTCGAGCTGTCGGACTCACTGGTCGTCGAGTCGGTGTCCGAGCCCGGATCTTGAGGTAGCACTCGAAtctgattcacctgcacgcagaagggagaagtgaattcgatagtccatcaaatccacccttccaccgcaaggcaagcgaaagggtagagcaggagcagcagagcccccggccaaaccccatcgaggaacaacgctcgtcagccgaggactcacagATGACACGACAACCGGAAAGCTTATCTTAAGCAGTTTAACGCCAACGTACTCCGGCCTGCCAACCCACGCTGACCCCCGGGCATCGCTTAGATAATCCGGGGAGGATGACGATGGCGAAGACCTCGAAAGCGAAACACAAATCCTATGAAAAATAGTAAAGCAACGACAGGCTAAACGAACTTACTTGCAGACATGATGTAGATGGCCGGGGAGAATCCTTCGCTAAGCAACAATCTTGATATGACGAACGAGCTGGGAAATTATTCTCCGAGGAACCCTTGATCGAAGCCGAGCAGATAAATAGAGAAAGGAAAACTCCCTTATGAGAgaattcgcccccttttataggaaaaaggctcggaaggcgaagcgtcacctctcctgacaggcgccgcctcctagaccctaggccatcaatgcctatgccacgtcagcgcgtggttcccacgcgcgacgtttcgcccACCACTGGATTTTCCTCCGAGCGCGTATATGTAACGAGGACCGATCCACCGAGCAACCACGAGAAATGGGGGTCCGAGCGTAGAAGCAAAGTCACAGTTTCTTaaccagaaaactccgacttggggggctcctgttctggactgggccaaggctaggcccaacaccgctttcggcccaataagcctcagaggcccatgtatagttcatggccttccgacacgccttgctcggcaccaACACCGCGCTCGGCGTTAATTCTCCCCCGGACatcatccttgccgaggaccctgctccgcgcagggctctttcatatccaatcctccgagTAACtaggatcccacgtggctcctaaaagaccgcgtcttcccttggacttcggagcggttaaccaggacagagggcgtacacgcacctccgatatttccgctcaggaaacctggcagtctcctagttgggcttgggaatccaacccaatagcgagatcatggcccagcgctgggggctatatataccctctttgactagagggtcaggtattcaattcttactcactcttagctagtacttgcgctcctttgctcgtcaacttactttggcattggagtaccttgcaggtacacccccctcctccttcctagaagatccagtccgagcagcctacgacgattcttctgatcaggtacgatcagttcTTGAAGCTAGGACGACACCAAAAAGTTAAGGATACCATTATCGTAGTTGTGATCCACCCAATACATCATATATGGTCGACAAATCATGAAGTTATATTCATCCACACATAAGTGGAGGTTAGCAACATTTCGACCCTTACCAAGCTTAACTCCCCGCTCTTGAAAGGGTGGATTGCAAGTCGCAAGCAAGAAAATTTGATACATAAATGGGTCAAACATTACAATGGTGATTCGAAGAAAATCAAAGGTAATTTAGATGAAGATTAACACAAACAGATTTTACAGAGATTTAAGAGCGGTAGGAACGGCAATAACTCGTAACCAACATGACGAATATAAAGgtgaatttttaataaatttgaaaGAGGTAAATGTCTAGGGAGTAGCTTGTCTCTATATTCCTAActattgaacattctaacattagagaattgcataatatttaattCCTTAGGATCTCAAAATATATGGTTTAAATACATAAATTTACATATGAATAAAAGATATTCACAAATCACACTTATACAAAGAGAGAAACATAATTTAGTAGACTTTCTTTGATAGAATAATCTTATATTCTTTATTAGGAATGAATTCATCATAGaccgatttgatttgatttatctACATTCCTATTTACCTTCATTGGCttaatttccttttattttatctttttgctATGTTTTGGTTTTATCTTTCTAGagtttttatccattttttcttttcttttaattttattagatAAGGTCTAGCCCCCActtgtataatttttttataatagatttaaaattttcaaaataattaaattaaaatgttaatataatactataatttatttaaaaatcatcaaggtttttttttttttcataagtgAAATTCCAATCCAACAACCCCTTAATCCAattgatttaaagaaaaaaaatcaaatccaattgattCTTATCAAATAATACTAATATCACTATCAAATTTGATCAACTAGCATTTTTAAtacaattaatttaatatatatttttatctcatCTACTATTCATTTTCTTAAAACCAAAAAGACCAAATCAACAAAAGTCCACCACAGTGAAGTTTCCAAACTCCAATTTCCTCTTTGTTGCCTTTCTTTGGAATTCTCCTTAAACTGCTATGACTTTTTCTTAACGCGATTTCGCACAACTTCCTCAAACCATCTTATATCATCTTCATTCCCTTCCATTCTCCAACTTCAACACACGCACTCAATTTCCTCAGGTATCATACCCCTCTTcctatttcttcttctgttgtttTTATAATCCATCTATGTTTTCGTTTTTCATCTAAAGCATCGATTTTTCAGTTAAATTTTCGATTTTTTGAAATGGGTTTTGGTTGTTTTTGTTGATCACTTGTTCCTTTTTCGTCTAAATAATCGATTTTTCAGTTTAAGTTTCATTTTTTTGACATGGGTTTgggttgtttttgttgattacTTGTTCATTTTTCGTCTAAATAATCGATTTTTCAGTTTAAGTTTCATTTTTTTGACATGGGTTTGGATTGTTTTTGTTGATTACTTGTTCCTTTTTCGTCTAAATAATCGATTTTTCAGTTTAAGTTTCATTTTTTTGACATGGGTTTGGGTTGTTTTTGTTGATCACTTGTTCATTTTTCATCTAAATAATCGATTTTTCAGTTTAAGTTTCATTTTTTTGACATGGGTTTGGATTGTTTTTGTTGATTACTTGTTCATTTTTCGTCTAAATAATCGATTTTTCAGTTTAAGTTTCATTTTTTTGACATGGGTTTGGATTGTTTTTGTTGATTACTTGTTCATTTTTCGTCTAAATAATCGATTTTTCAGTTTAAGTTTCATTATTTTGATGTGGGTTTTGGTTGTTTTTGTTGATCACTTGTTCCTTTTTCTACTATGATtcataaattttcattttttgaaaCAGCAAATTTTCATCACCCCATGttaatttttattgatttaatCACTTTGGAGTTAGGTTTGTATGGATTATCATCTgcaaaatttgattttgatggaAATTGAATAATAGGGTTTTTTGATAAgatatttagtttatttattaatttttgttcTTGATTTTTCAGGATAAAATTTGTATAAAAAAGATCATTGTTTATTCAAAGGTTTTCATAGAGAAATTGTTGtagaaagagatagagagagaatgTTTGGTTCAAAGAAAGATGCTAAACCTAGTTCTAAGAATAACAACCcctttgattctgatgaagagaaaaaggATAACAGAAAGTATAAGCCTTCAAGGAAAGCTTCGTCTGAGTATAACCTAGTTCAGGGAGAAACTAATACGAACCCGTTTGATGACGGTGATGTTCATCATGGCCGATCTTCGTCGTCTTCTTATGCTCCGTCATATGGTAATCGGAACATGTATAAGAACGATTTCCGTGAATCTGGGGGGTTGGAGAGTCAGTCAGTCGAGGATTTGGAGAACTATGCTGTTTACAAGGCGGAAGAGACTACAAAATCGGTGAACAATATGCGGAAGATAGCCGAGGAGATGCGAGAGGAGGCTTCCAAGACGTTGGTTATGCTGCATCATCAAGGAGAGCAGATTACAAGGAGTCATGATATTGCTGCTGGCATTGACCATGACTTAAGTCGGGTATTGATCGTGTTATCTCGTAGTTAATTATTGCAAAATTATTTGGATCAGGATCCTCTGCAATGGCCAAATGCTTGAAGTCAACGGATCTCGGTCTTTGGATGAAAATCAGACGGCTCGTATTTTGACTTTGTCAAATCGAGTTTAAAATACTACTAAATATATAAGCTTTCTGATCTTGGTCCAATGGTTGAGATCCAAGACTAATGGAATCGCGCATTGACCATGATTTAAGTCGGGTATTGATTGTGTGATTTCATAGTTAATCAATGTAAACTTACTTCGACTAGGGTCCTCTGCAATGGCCAAATGCCTGAAGTCAACGGATCTCGATTGTGGATGAAAATCAGACGGCTTGTATATCGACTTGGTCAAATTGAGTTTAAAATACTACTCAATATACAAGCTTTCTGACCTTTGTCCAATGGTTGAGATCCAAGACTAATGGAATCGCGGTTGTAAAGAATCCAAATCCAATTATCTTAGGTCTCCTATATAGGAACCTTCCTCATGCTGTTTTTACCTTAGTGAAAACAAGGTTGCTGCTTGTTATGCGGCCCGTTTGGAAATTGCTTTGTTTTAACTTTCTTATTGGTGTTTATAGGGAGAAAAACTTTTGGGAAGTCTTGGTGGCATGTTCTCGAAAACATGGAAACCAAAGAAGACCGGCACAATAAAAGGCCCAACCATATTTTCCGGTTAGTATTTTCTGTTCATATTCTCACATTTTTCAAGTTTGGTTAATGTTGGAATGTATGATATAATCATAACTCATATACAATATGCTTCATGATATACAGATGATCCAGTCCGAAGAAGCGCCAACCACGTAGAACAACGAGAGAAGTTGGGATTGAATTCCGCCCCTAAAGGACAGTCAAACCCAAGGAGAGCCACTTCAGAGCCAACAAATGCATTTGAAAGAGTCGAGGTTCGTAACAACTTAGTGAATATTTCAATGTTGTTTACAGTCATTTGAAATGATCTCTGTTTGATTTGACTTATTTGAGATTATCTACTGACATAATTTTTGTAACATTATTTGGAAGACCTTATTAAAATAGCTTATGACATTTttcataaacttttttttaacttatttttatacAAGATAGCTTCTCTGAAAACAACTCATAACATATACACAAATAATTATTTTACCTTttgatataaaaattaaaaatagccTATGCAAGGTTATTCATAAGCACTTATTTTAATAAGCACTTGTGCTATAAACAGCAAATAAGTTAGCTGTTTATCCAAATAGGCccttaatttaaaatgaattgttATAATAAAATGTAAATAAGTGCTTTTTTCTCCTTTGCATTGTAGAATGCTATGATTAGTATTAAATTCATCAATGTCCTGAAACAAAACAGGTTGAGAAAGGGAAGCAAGATGATGCACTATCTGATATAAGTGATATGTTGGGAGAACTTAAAGGCATGGCCATTGACATGGGAACTGAAATTGATAGGTAAGTAAATTGGATTCTATGCAGAACCATTTGATGTCACTAGTTGTAAAATTCTGCAGAACCATTTTACTTTTCTTGAGCTTGTTATGAATTGAAGTGATTTTGGTAATGTTGTAGGCACATCGGCGCCATAAATGGATTTGAAAAAGATACTGAGAAGTTGAACGACCGCATGAATGGTGCCAATCGGCGCACTCGTCATCTACTTGGGAAATAGAGATGCATATCATCATTTCATCAGATTGATTCAAACTTTTGCTACTTTCCATTATTTGATTGGAGATTCCAACTTTATAAAGAAACACTAGTTTCAATTAATGTATAATCCACTTGTGAAAATAAGTTATTTTCTTGAGATATATTGTATATTGATATTGATTTGGGATTATCCATGATTGTTATCAAAATCATGATTCATGTACTGAGTAGCTGGTTGAACTTGTTTGAGAAATGTGGTTGGCCTAATTCGTCCCTACAAAATCGACTTGTAAATCGACTTGTAGGGTGAGAGTTGCCCCAATTTATAACCACATGTTTTGGCTatatatattgtccaatgtgAGAGTGTTAACACACCTTATGTTCAGGAAGGGACATAAATGGTGGATGGTCTGATAGCAGAAACCATGATAACTAACAagttataaacaaaattttaagGTAGTTCGATAACAGAAACCTAATAACAGGCGGTCCACGTAATATTAAATCAAACTCTGTTAAGAAATGGTTTGACTTAACTCAATTTTACAAAACAACCTGTTTGTATGGTGAAAATTGCCTCCGCTTGTGCCTTGATAGTAGAAACCTAACAGGAGGCGCCCACCAAATCATAAATGAGGTTCTTGACACCATATCATAATATGGTTGAATCTAATTCAATCCTATAAAATTGACTTATAAGATGATGATTGCCTCcacttataaatatataatttgacCATATATTATCCGACTGAGACTTTAAAAGAGCGAAGAATTAAAAGAGTTGAGATTTAAACTCCAATAAAAAACCAACACAACTTTTGTGTGAGAATCATAAGTTTAAAGCACAAATATATTCACAAGTTGATATATCTTTATGTTTCTTCAAATTTCAAACTATTGCAAATGCTATATAACTTGCTCACTACTTACAATTACCAAGAGCTTGCAATTCCATAGGTATAATGTCTATATAGAAACCTTAGACCATATAGTTTTCAGTATCTAGCACAAGCTGGAGCATCAAAGTTTGGATACACAACAAATGCAATTGACAAAGGAACTATATATATTGGAGACCTCACATTGTTGTGAACTGGATCCATTGTTGGAACATCCCCTTCATTTGTTAACTTGAGTGGAATTCCATTCAGCACCATGGTTTGGCTTTTGAGGTTATCATCTTCTGGAGTTAAGTGATACTCTTCCCTGAATGTGACCTCCGAACCTTTCGTTCCGATCCACGAGAACGCTTTCTTGAGATTGTCGAAGAATGAGTTTCTTTCTTTACGAATGTTTTTGCTCACTTCGTCTCTTTTAACACGCATAGGGTTTTTCACATTGAGTATGAAGTTTGTTTGATTACTTAAGTTGATCACCAGTAATGTTACGCCAGGCTGTTGAATGAAACCGATAAGAACTCAACAAATGGTGAAAGTAATCGCGGTATCATTTACTAGATTAACAGACTTACCCTATCTTTTGAACAATGGACGTAAGTCCGTAAAAACGGCGAAGAAATATCGCTGGAAACTGCAAGAACCTTCTTTCCCATCAACCGTTGCCACAATAGCGCACTGTTTGCAGAACCAGAAATATGGGATTAGAGATATCTTTAACAATCATATACATTATCAGTATAAATCATTGAGTTACGTTCGATGGAATAAAAGTATGTACAATCCGGTTTCTAACATAAAGCATCTCGCCCTTTCAGGCTTCGTGTTTGAAGGACTATGTACAATCCGGTTCGATGAAATAAAAGTATAGCTAATAATTCATTAATCTCTGATGTTTCGTTTCGtctgtaatatttaattttatacttGCCTATAGTAGTCAGGATTCGGAGTGAGAGTGGAGGTATTGAGAAGGCCATAGTTCCCTCCGATTAATGTCTGCCTACAATAAACTTTGGTATTGTAGGTGGATGCGATTCCGAGTTGATCTAAGTACCTACAATTCATTCAAATATTTGGTTAACCACGTCACGCATGTTAAATAACAAATCAGAGTTCTTCCTTTAGTGCCTAAAACTtagaaagatgaaaagaaaatgatgGAAGAAATGTTACCAAAAGCTATTCAGAAATGTGTTGGAAACATCGTGACCGCCACTGTTATAAGCCCCGCCAGCTTCTCCTACCCACGCAGAAGTCCACGGACCGTGTTTTTGAATGGTTtctgaaagattgctgaaaatcGTTTCCACCCTGCTCAACCGGTCGGGATCTAAAATCTTCCCTTCAAGATGCCCGTCGctacctgaaaaagaaaaaccggTCAGCACTACGTCGGTAATCGATGCTATTCCGCAACTTATCTATAAAGGAAGGATAAGCAAACCTGGTCCCAAATTATATATATGGTGAGTCAGAACATTGATTATGCCGGAACCAGAAACCTGAAGAAGCTTATTATACCATTCTTTTTCGTAAAAGCCCCCAGGTGCTACAAGTGAGGGTTTGAATCTAGAGTTTTCGTATAACACGTCGAGAATTCGTTTAAGCTTGATCAAATCTTTCCCATACTGTGTAACGCCAACACGTGCACCGATGCCCTTACCGCTCAATTCATTACCTACAACAGCGTATAATAAGGTCAAATTAAACATTAACAAAATGTTGTCAAATAATAGCTATAGCGGCACTATGCGCTAATGCGTAGAGGAATTTGAATGAAGCACAGTTTTCTGCAATCTGCCATTGACAATTGACAATACTGATATGACCGCTAAAGATCAGTGCGTTACCGAGTTCCCATGCGTCGATCTTGTATCCCTTTGAAACAGTGTACTTTATAAAATCATATGCATTTGTAGAATCCCAAGCTCCTTCCCAAACTTTCGGAACAACCTGGTGCTTTCCATGGAGCGCGTTCAAGCCAAATGTCACAACGGCCCTGCAAGTGTCAAACATCGATTAAGTTAAACCTACCACAAGTAATCATCGTTCCGCAACACACCGACATTCAAGTTCTTTACAAAATAGAAACGGTGATTACATTACAAGTATGTATAGGGTCGATTTCATCTCTCGATAGCTCGGAGACGTGTAGAGAAAGATTCTCACCCTGTCTGATTGAAAAAATGATTAAGCTCGTCCCATCTTTTCATGTGTAAACATCCCTTTGAAAAATCGAACAATCCACCTTTCATCTTTTGAAATGGATGACAAGGAGAGTTCGAATTTCCAACGTCGTAGACCACCTGATCTTGCAGAGAACCTCCGAGTCTTATCCTCAATGGCTTGAGGGCTATCAGAAAAGAAAACCattgaaaaatattaacattaTGCGTAATACATTTAAAATGTAATGAATGTATTCAAACGCGAATTGTCACAAATAGTTCAAATTCCGATATAGAACAGTACTATAGCTCCAGTAGCGAATTTTTGAAATTGGGCTATCACATCGTTATAGCGGCtaattaacaacaacaataacatacataCCTTGAATTGCCTTGGCAAGGAAAGGACGAGACACGTCCTGAAAAACAAATCAACATTGAATTAAGCATCGACTATAAATTCTCGAGAGTGTTCATTTCGATTTCTACACAGACAAAACTCTGAAATACTAACCAAATTTACAACTGATGAGTATCCCCAAGAGCAATGGTCGTAGTCGCACTTATCATGAGGCCACCAATCAATAGTGGCACAGATAAAGTTATCGCCTGTTTCAGCTTTTGCTTGAGCTCCATTTACTAGCAGCGAACGGTGTTCAATATC
This window encodes:
- the LOC131632761 gene encoding SNAP25 homologous protein SNAP33-like gives rise to the protein MFGSKKDAKPSSKNNNPFDSDEEKKDNRKYKPSRKASSEYNLVQGETNTNPFDDGDVHHGRSSSSSYAPSYGNRNMYKNDFRESGGLESQSVEDLENYAVYKAEETTKSVNNMRKIAEEMREEASKTLVMLHHQGEQITRSHDIAAGIDHDLSRGEKLLGSLGGMFSKTWKPKKTGTIKGPTIFSDDPVRRSANHVEQREKLGLNSAPKGQSNPRRATSEPTNAFERVEVEKGKQDDALSDISDMLGELKGMAIDMGTEIDRHIGAINGFEKDTEKLNDRMNGANRRTRHLLGK
- the LOC131632760 gene encoding heparanase-like protein 1; amino-acid sequence: MGLGIHHLALFLFLGSLQVALSRDIEHRSLLVNGAQAKAETGDNFICATIDWWPHDKCDYDHCSWGYSSVVNLDVSRPFLAKAIQALKPLRIRLGGSLQDQVVYDVGNSNSPCHPFQKMKGGLFDFSKGCLHMKRWDELNHFFNQTGAVVTFGLNALHGKHQVVPKVWEGAWDSTNAYDFIKYTVSKGYKIDAWELGNELSGKGIGARVGVTQYGKDLIKLKRILDVLYENSRFKPSLVAPGGFYEKEWYNKLLQVSGSGIINVLTHHIYNLGPGSDGHLEGKILDPDRLSRVETIFSNLSETIQKHGPWTSAWVGEAGGAYNSGGHDVSNTFLNSFWYLDQLGIASTYNTKVYCRQTLIGGNYGLLNTSTLTPNPDYYSALLWQRLMGKKVLAVSSDISSPFLRTYVHCSKDRPGVTLLVINLSNQTNFILNVKNPMRVKRDEVSKNIRKERNSFFDNLKKAFSWIGTKGSEVTFREEYHLTPEDDNLKSQTMVLNGIPLKLTNEGDVPTMDPVHNNVRSPIYIVPLSIAFVVYPNFDAPACARY